One genomic segment of Deltaproteobacteria bacterium includes these proteins:
- a CDS encoding uroporphyrinogen-III synthase, which translates to MLLPVTYLGLGAGALDLLPVRARRRLESAALVVSDDAERLAALSPQAERVEARSLGLPEIVAKLRVAHEQGLAVVRAVSGTLGESMRALDELRLLLEANVLLEVLGAHAGDTIRWPWRDRLPLAGRRIAVTRRRAADDALSDLLLRLGAEIIEAPAQELAPPNDLGALDRAIDGLHRYSFLVFTSALGVQSFFDRLIERGKDARWLAGLKLAVVGPGTAKALRDRGLLADVAPEEFRGEALAQAIAAQMGPGARVLIARNQEGREALPVELAKAGAMADVVAVYQMRPPPTEAFAPLKQKLEAKEVDLVTFASGAAARSLVAGLGVQAFAGVPIACLGPVTAEGAKAAGLEPTIVAPSASFEELAEAIARQFSRPRESSR; encoded by the coding sequence ATGCTGCTGCCCGTGACCTACCTCGGCCTGGGGGCCGGCGCGCTGGACCTGCTGCCGGTGCGCGCGCGGCGGCGCCTCGAGAGCGCGGCGCTGGTGGTGTCGGACGACGCCGAGCGGCTCGCGGCGCTTTCACCGCAAGCCGAGCGGGTAGAGGCGCGGAGTCTGGGGCTGCCGGAGATCGTGGCCAAGCTGCGCGTGGCGCACGAGCAGGGCCTGGCCGTGGTGCGCGCGGTGTCGGGGACGCTGGGCGAGAGCATGCGCGCGCTGGATGAGCTGCGGCTCTTGCTCGAGGCGAACGTGCTCCTCGAGGTCCTCGGCGCGCACGCCGGCGACACCATCCGCTGGCCCTGGCGCGACCGGCTGCCGCTGGCGGGCCGGCGCATCGCGGTGACGCGGCGGCGCGCGGCCGACGACGCGCTCTCGGACCTGCTGCTCCGCCTGGGCGCGGAGATCATCGAGGCGCCCGCGCAGGAGCTCGCGCCGCCGAACGATCTCGGCGCGCTGGATCGCGCCATCGACGGGCTGCACCGCTACAGCTTCCTGGTCTTCACCAGCGCGCTCGGCGTGCAGAGCTTCTTCGACCGGCTCATCGAGCGGGGCAAGGACGCGCGCTGGCTCGCGGGCTTGAAGCTGGCGGTGGTGGGCCCGGGGACGGCGAAGGCGCTGCGCGACCGCGGGCTCTTGGCCGACGTGGCGCCGGAGGAGTTCCGCGGCGAGGCGCTGGCCCAGGCGATCGCGGCGCAGATGGGGCCGGGCGCGCGGGTGCTCATCGCCCGGAACCAGGAGGGCCGCGAGGCGCTCCCGGTGGAGCTCGCCAAGGCCGGCGCCATGGCCGACGTGGTGGCCGTGTACCAGATGCGCCCGCCGCCGACCGAGGCCTTCGCGCCGCTCAAGCAGAAGCTCGAGGCCAAAGAGGTGGACCTGGTGACCTTCGCCAGCGGCGCGGCGGCGCGGTCGCTCGTGGCGGGGCTCGGCGTGCAGGCGTTCGCGGGCGTGCCCATCGCGTGCCTGGGCCCGGTGACCGCCGAGGGCGCGAAGGCCGCGGGCCTGGAGCCGACGATCGTGGCGCCGAGCGCGAGCTTCGAAGAGCTGGCCGAAGCGATCGCCCGGCAGTTCTCGCGGCCGCGGGAGAGCAGTCGCTGA